The following coding sequences lie in one Glycine soja cultivar W05 chromosome 16, ASM419377v2, whole genome shotgun sequence genomic window:
- the LOC114391256 gene encoding eukaryotic peptide chain release factor subunit 1-3-like, with protein sequence MADAHGTDKNIEVWKIKKLIKALEAARGNGTSMISLIMPPRDQISRVTKMLGDEFGTASNIKSRVNRQSVLGAITSAQQRLKLYNKVPPNGLVLYTGTIVTDDGKEKKVTIDFEPFRPINASLYLCDNKFHTEALNELLESDDKFGFIVMDGNGTLFGTLSGNTREVLHKFSVDLPKKHGRGGQSALRFARLRMEKRHNYVRKTAEHATQFYINAATSQPNVSGLILAGSADFKTELSQSDMFDPRLQAKILNVVDVSYGGENGFNQAIELSAEILSNVKFIQEKRLIGKYFEEISQDTGKYVFGVDDTLKALEMGAVETLIVWENLDMNRYVLKNSATGEVVIKHFNKEQDANQSNFRDPESNADFEVQEKLSLLEWFANEYKRFGCTLEFVTNKSQEGSQFCRGFGGIGGILRYQLDMRSFDDFSDDGGVYDDSE encoded by the coding sequence ATGGCTGATGCTCATGGGACTGATAAGAACATTGAGGTGTGGAAAATCAAGAAATTGATCAAAGCTCTTGAGGCTGCCAGAGGAAATGGGACAAGTATGATTTCCCTTATCATGCCTCCACGTGATCAAATATCTCGTGTCACCAAGATGCTTGGTGATGAGTTTGGAACTGCATCAAACATCAAAAGCAGGGTGAATCGACAGTCAGTTCTTGGTGCAATCACTTCTGCTCAGCAGAGGCTTAAGCTCTATAACAAGGTTCCTCCAAATGGTCTTGTTCTGTATACTGGCACAATCGTGACTGATGatgggaaggaaaagaaggtgACTATTGATTTTGAGCCTTTCAGACCTATTAATGCATCCCTTTATCTTTGTGACAATAAGTTTCATACTGAAGCTTTGAATGAACTCCTAGAGTCTGATGACAAGTTTGGATTTATTGTCATGGATGGCAATGGTACTTTGTTTGGGACCTTGAGTGGTAATACGAGAGAAGTGCTTCATAAATTCAGTGTGGATCTCCCAAAGAAACATGGAAGAGGAGGGCAATCAGCTCTGCGTTTTGCCCGTCTTCGGATGGAGAAGCGTCATAACTATGTGAGGAAGACAGCGGAGCATGCTACCCAATTCTATATCAATGCTGCCACCAGCCAACCCAATGTTTCTGGATTAATATTGGCTGGTTCAGCTGATTTCAAAACTGAGCTTAGTCAGTCAGATATGTTTGATCCTCGTCTTCAGGCAAAAATACTGAATGTTGTTGACGTCTCCTATGGAGGTGAGAATGGGTTTAATCAGGCTATTGAACTATCTGCTGAAATTCTGTCCAATGTGAAGTTTATCCAGGAAAAGCGACTGATTGGAAAATACTTTGAGGAAATCAGCCAGGATACTGGAAAGTATGTTTTTGGAGTTGATGATACTCTAAAAGCTTTGGAGATGGGAGCTGTCGAGACACTTATTGTCTGGGAAAATCTGGATATGAATAGGTATGTCTTAAAAAATAGTGCTACTGGTGAGGTTGTCATTAAGCACTTCAACAAGGAACAGGATGCCAACCAAAGCAATTTTCGGGATCCTGAGAGCAATGCTGATTTTGAGGTTCAGGAGAAGTTGTCTCTGCTGGAGTGGTTTGCAAATGAATACAAACGGTTTGGTTGCACTCTTGAGTTTGTTACCAATAAATCACAAGAAGGTTCACAGTTTTGCAGAGGTTTCGGTGGGATAGGTGGGATCTTGCGTTACCAGCTTGATATGCGATCATTTGATGATTTTTCTGATGATGGAGGCGTGTATGATGATTCTGAATAG